A genome region from Gemmatimonadales bacterium includes the following:
- a CDS encoding CpsD/CapB family tyrosine-protein kinase → FDIERARGLSDVLVGEVPPEGAIVASGVDKLSVLPCGTRVTNPADLIGSKAFRTLIEQLATRYECIVVDTPPVLAVADPMLVSEMADGVLLVAEANRTSRFALQRVVENLRRGGAPLLGIVLNLMPTGGIYGRYGGYYYRHYVDGDHGDADGARRGGSKLFG, encoded by the coding sequence CATTCGACATCGAGCGTGCACGTGGACTTTCGGATGTCCTGGTAGGTGAGGTTCCCCCCGAGGGTGCGATCGTCGCCAGTGGAGTGGACAAGCTCAGCGTATTGCCCTGCGGCACGCGGGTCACGAATCCCGCAGACCTGATCGGCAGCAAGGCCTTTCGCACCCTGATCGAACAGCTTGCGACGCGCTACGAGTGCATTGTGGTGGACACGCCACCGGTCCTTGCCGTCGCGGACCCCATGCTCGTCAGCGAGATGGCCGACGGGGTCCTGCTGGTAGCGGAGGCGAACCGCACGAGTCGTTTCGCCTTGCAGCGCGTGGTCGAGAATCTGCGGCGCGGGGGCGCGCCGCTCCTCGGCATCGTGCTCAACCTGATGCCAACCGGCGGTATCTACGGTCGCTACGGTGGATACTACTACCGACACTACGTTGACGGGGATCATGGCGACGCCGACGG